The following coding sequences lie in one Peribacillus frigoritolerans genomic window:
- a CDS encoding cellulase family glycosylhydrolase, with the protein MQKSNYFKFNKRNVFIIITLLLLVNLLCFKIVEQKKDKDKDKNKNKFSRTIPNGFGVNTHLTGNSIDINLIKDAGFKVVRQDITWESIEKEPGVFDFEDRGYDELTNALVSNNIRPYYILNYSNRLYEENKSIVTKKGQDAFVRYVSEVTSRYKDKEIIWEIWNEPNGSFWEPKPNIKEYSSLLKRVSKTIKENDPSGVVVAPALARLEGESLLWLEEIFKKGILDYIDALSVHPYRTQNPETVANDYKNLRNMMSIYTDRDIPIFSGEWGYPTVEWLDGLNLNEDSQANYLVRMFLINLLSDIPISIWYDWKNDGTDPRNGEHHFGLRQNDSKVPKKSYMAINTMNYILNGFNLNKRIEIGNPNDYILIFTNKKNEKTIVFWTSENTHRVDTPFNFNKGRIFSLYGEEIGKVQGGASINLELTNSPKYIIIR; encoded by the coding sequence ATGCAAAAAAGCAATTATTTTAAGTTCAACAAAAGAAATGTGTTTATAATAATTACATTGCTACTTTTAGTTAATCTTTTATGCTTTAAAATTGTAGAACAGAAAAAAGATAAAGATAAAGATAAGAATAAAAATAAATTTTCTCGCACAATTCCTAATGGCTTTGGTGTTAATACTCACCTTACAGGAAATTCAATAGATATAAATTTAATAAAAGATGCTGGTTTTAAAGTAGTAAGGCAAGATATTACATGGGAGAGTATAGAAAAAGAGCCAGGAGTATTTGATTTTGAGGATAGAGGATACGATGAATTAACTAATGCATTAGTTAGCAATAACATACGGCCATACTATATTTTGAATTACAGCAATCGATTATATGAGGAAAACAAATCAATTGTAACAAAGAAAGGACAAGATGCCTTTGTTAGGTATGTAAGCGAAGTAACATCAAGATACAAGGATAAAGAAATAATTTGGGAAATCTGGAATGAACCTAATGGGAGTTTTTGGGAGCCTAAACCTAACATTAAAGAATATTCTTCTCTATTGAAAAGAGTTTCAAAGACTATAAAAGAGAATGATCCAAGTGGAGTTGTAGTGGCTCCAGCCTTGGCAAGATTAGAGGGTGAGTCTCTACTATGGTTAGAAGAAATATTTAAAAAAGGAATACTAGATTATATCGATGCTTTGTCTGTTCATCCCTACAGAACACAAAATCCAGAAACCGTTGCTAATGATTATAAAAATCTGAGAAATATGATGAGTATATATACCGATAGAGATATACCTATATTTTCAGGTGAATGGGGATACCCAACAGTTGAGTGGTTGGATGGACTTAATTTAAATGAAGATTCTCAAGCAAATTATTTGGTTAGGATGTTTCTAATTAATCTACTATCCGATATTCCTATAAGCATTTGGTATGACTGGAAAAATGATGGTACTGATCCTCGTAATGGAGAACATCATTTTGGATTAAGACAAAATGATTCCAAAGTTCCTAAAAAATCATATATGGCTATTAATACTATGAATTATATTTTAAATGGCTTTAATTTAAATAAAAGAATTGAAATAGGTAATCCAAATGATTACATTCTAATTTTTACAAATAAAAAGAATGAAAAAACAATTGTCTTTTGGACTTCAGAAAATACACACCGTGTAGATACTCCGTTCAATTTTAATAAAGGCCGAATATTTTCATTATACGGTGAGGAAATTGGAAAAGTACAGGGTGGGGCTTCAATAAATTTAGAGTTAACTAATAGCCCAAAGTATATAATTATAAGATGA
- a CDS encoding polyisoprenyl-teichoic acid--peptidoglycan teichoic acid transferase TagU, whose translation MRHEKKKKKKRTWLKVVGIIVLLFILAGGAFAYSVWNSLTKTVDTMHTPIDRTTDKRTKDLALSDQEPFSMLMLGVDERDGDKGRSDTMIVLTVNPQKKSVKMLSIPRDTRTEIVGHGTQDKINHAFAFGGAKMSMDTVENFLDIPIDYYMKINMEGFKDIVDAVGGVTVQNDLDFTYEGVHFAKGSINLNGEDALKYSRMRYDDPNGDYGRQSRQRSIIEAVIKEGASLSSLTKYDDVFDALSKNIQTNLTFDDMMDIQKNYRDASKSITQATIPGNGTKIDGVYYNIVSDEEKEKVQSELKEQLSIK comes from the coding sequence ATGAGACATGAAAAGAAGAAGAAAAAGAAACGGACATGGCTGAAGGTAGTCGGGATAATTGTCCTACTTTTTATATTAGCAGGGGGAGCTTTTGCCTACTCGGTATGGAATTCACTGACTAAAACTGTTGATACGATGCATACACCAATAGACCGTACTACAGATAAACGAACTAAGGACCTCGCACTATCAGATCAGGAGCCATTCTCGATGCTCATGCTCGGTGTCGATGAACGTGATGGCGACAAAGGCCGTTCAGATACTATGATCGTCTTGACAGTCAATCCACAAAAGAAATCGGTCAAAATGCTAAGCATTCCGCGTGATACACGGACCGAAATCGTCGGTCATGGTACACAGGATAAAATCAACCATGCATTTGCCTTCGGCGGCGCAAAAATGTCCATGGATACCGTTGAAAACTTTCTTGATATCCCAATCGACTATTATATGAAGATCAATATGGAAGGCTTTAAGGATATCGTGGACGCAGTCGGCGGCGTGACCGTGCAAAACGATTTGGACTTCACTTATGAAGGCGTCCATTTTGCAAAGGGAAGCATTAATCTAAATGGAGAAGATGCGCTTAAATATTCACGAATGAGATATGATGATCCGAATGGTGATTATGGCCGTCAATCCAGACAACGTTCCATCATCGAGGCTGTCATCAAGGAAGGCGCTAGCCTTTCATCACTGACGAAATACGATGATGTCTTCGATGCATTAAGTAAAAATATCCAGACGAATTTAACGTTTGATGACATGATGGACATCCAAAAGAACTACAGAGATGCTAGCAAAAGCATAACACAAGCAACCATTCCAGGAAATGGAACGAAAATCGACGGAGTCTACTATAATATCGTGTCGGATGAAGAAAAAGAAAAGGTCCAATCCGAATTAAAAGAACAATTATCCATCAAATAA
- a CDS encoding DUF2642 domain-containing protein: protein MLAKHIGQYMELELSGNINEAGILIEVSSDIIVLYTGKAYRYIPFRHIKNFSFPIIDEEIGSGGEPEIDETSFRKLLMNAKGMFVEILLTKKNSVHGYIVGIMNNYFVFYSPVFKTMFISMDHLKWLSVCDDAKGPYGLNKGEQLAQVSSLSWARTLEEQVKKLTNKLVVLDLGMHPQNIGMISAVKDGIIEMVNAQGEAIFVNMRHVKSFHFPQ, encoded by the coding sequence TTGTTAGCAAAGCATATAGGCCAGTATATGGAACTGGAGCTCTCAGGGAATATAAATGAAGCGGGGATTTTAATTGAAGTAAGTTCTGACATCATCGTTTTGTATACTGGAAAAGCCTACCGTTACATTCCATTCCGGCACATTAAGAATTTTTCCTTTCCTATAATCGATGAGGAGATTGGTTCGGGAGGAGAGCCGGAGATTGACGAGACATCGTTCCGAAAATTACTGATGAATGCGAAGGGGATGTTTGTTGAAATCCTGCTCACAAAAAAAAACTCGGTTCATGGTTATATCGTGGGCATCATGAATAACTATTTCGTCTTTTATTCGCCAGTATTTAAAACGATGTTCATTTCGATGGATCATTTAAAGTGGCTTTCGGTTTGCGATGATGCAAAGGGTCCATACGGTTTGAATAAAGGGGAACAATTGGCACAGGTTTCATCTTTAAGCTGGGCCCGGACATTGGAGGAGCAGGTGAAAAAGTTAACCAATAAACTGGTAGTGCTCGACTTGGGGATGCATCCGCAGAATATCGGGATGATCAGTGCAGTGAAAGATGGCATTATTGAGATGGTGAATGCTCAAGGGGAGGCGATTTTTGTCAACATGAGGCATGTTAAAAGTTTTCATTTCCCACAATAA
- a CDS encoding VanZ family protein, with amino-acid sequence MKSKYIFPILLISWAMLIFFFSSQTYEEQSVTPFLAQFNTPYWYDKLSGISFMYGGVEVSAHTAGVSGFVEFFIRKGAHLFIFFVFGLLTLGVWRSFVRNPILSFSGALICVLFYASADELHQKITGGRTPLWQDVMLDTFGGLLGIFCFLFIYRRRRRNRI; translated from the coding sequence ATGAAAAGTAAATACATATTCCCCATCCTTCTCATTTCATGGGCGATGCTGATCTTCTTTTTTTCCTCGCAGACGTATGAGGAGCAAAGCGTTACCCCTTTTTTGGCGCAGTTCAATACGCCGTATTGGTATGATAAGCTAAGTGGCATATCATTCATGTATGGAGGGGTTGAGGTTAGTGCCCATACTGCTGGAGTGAGTGGTTTTGTGGAGTTTTTCATTCGGAAGGGTGCCCATCTTTTTATCTTTTTTGTGTTTGGTTTATTGACTTTGGGTGTTTGGCGAAGTTTTGTAAGGAATCCTATTCTTTCGTTTTCAGGGGCTCTGATATGTGTCCTTTTTTATGCGAGTGCAGATGAATTGCATCAGAAAATAACCGGTGGCCGTACCCCTTTATGGCAGGATGTCATGCTGGACACGTTTGGCGGTTTGCTTGGAATCTTCTGTTTTCTTTTCATTTATCGAAGGAGAAGGCGTAATCGGATCTGA
- a CDS encoding GntR family transcriptional regulator: MPEDFHASKPIYLQVADRICYSIVRGEIKSGDKLPSVREMAVEMGVNPNTIQRTYTEIERDGIVETRRGQGTFVKNDPALIASLRTRIRTEVIEAFVENMKEIGLSREEMLTAVQQFLKKQGDAE, translated from the coding sequence ATGCCAGAGGATTTTCATGCTTCAAAACCGATTTATTTACAGGTTGCCGATCGAATTTGTTATTCAATTGTACGGGGTGAGATAAAGAGTGGGGATAAGTTGCCATCGGTCCGCGAAATGGCTGTCGAAATGGGTGTCAATCCGAATACGATACAGCGTACTTATACCGAAATTGAGAGGGATGGAATTGTGGAGACGAGAAGGGGGCAAGGTACATTCGTGAAAAATGATCCGGCGCTGATTGCTTCACTGCGTACCCGGATCCGAACGGAAGTTATTGAGGCATTCGTTGAGAACATGAAAGAAATTGGCTTGTCGAGAGAAGAAATGCTGACAGCGGTACAGCAGTTTTTGAAGAAGCAGGGGGATGCGGAATGA
- the manA gene encoding mannose-6-phosphate isomerase, class I, translating into MSILKLKPIFQERIWGGRKLETDFFYQIPDGLIGECWGISAHQHGDSIIEEGEFTGKHLSELWRDHRDRLFGNYEMDAFPLLVKILDANDDLSVQVHPNDQQAFDLEGESYGKTECWYVLDAEPNAEIILGHKAQTKEEMKSLTSEGKWDELLQRQPVKRGDFIFVKSGKVHAIGKGIVILETQQSSDTTYRVYDYDRVDSIGKKRELHLEKALQVTTVPDSPDPINTVKEIVISGEKTLLIEVPDFTVIHHKISGSNYQVVIRDSFQLLSIIEGSGRILTDSDMFEVKKGDHFIITREVKELVASGKMELITSYV; encoded by the coding sequence ATGTCGATTTTAAAACTTAAACCGATCTTTCAAGAAAGAATTTGGGGAGGCCGTAAGTTGGAGACAGACTTTTTCTATCAAATCCCTGATGGACTAATAGGTGAATGTTGGGGAATATCTGCACATCAACACGGAGATAGCATCATAGAAGAGGGGGAATTTACCGGTAAACATCTATCTGAACTATGGCGTGATCATCGGGACAGGCTATTTGGAAACTACGAAATGGATGCATTTCCACTGCTTGTTAAGATACTCGATGCTAACGATGATTTATCCGTTCAAGTTCATCCAAATGATCAACAAGCATTTGACCTGGAAGGTGAGTCTTACGGAAAAACTGAATGTTGGTATGTACTTGATGCAGAGCCAAATGCAGAAATAATTCTTGGCCACAAAGCTCAAACAAAAGAAGAAATGAAAAGCCTGACTTCAGAAGGGAAATGGGACGAGCTCCTCCAAAGACAACCCGTAAAGCGAGGCGATTTCATTTTCGTGAAAAGTGGTAAAGTACATGCAATCGGGAAGGGCATAGTGATTTTAGAAACCCAACAATCATCGGACACAACTTATCGTGTATACGACTATGACAGAGTCGACTCTATAGGGAAAAAGCGAGAACTTCATCTTGAAAAGGCACTTCAGGTAACAACTGTTCCTGATTCGCCAGATCCCATTAACACGGTAAAAGAAATAGTAATCAGTGGTGAAAAAACGCTACTTATTGAAGTCCCTGATTTCACCGTGATTCATCATAAAATTTCAGGATCTAATTATCAAGTAGTAATACGTGATTCCTTTCAACTACTAAGTATAATTGAAGGGAGCGGAAGGATCCTTACCGATAGTGATATGTTTGAGGTGAAAAAAGGTGATCACTTTATTATTACACGTGAAGTGAAGGAACTAGTCGCATCAGGTAAAATGGAATTGATAACAAGTTATGTCTAA
- a CDS encoding ABC transporter ATP-binding protein yields the protein MTVELHDVSKKYGSVAALDGVSLTFEVGKIYGVLGANGSGKSTLLKLIAGLAKPDHGEVTVAGMPVCRRTASVVSYLTELDFFYPNFTAGQYIDFHASQFGDFNRDKAIEMLETMKLDVRKKVRTMSKGNRGRLKLVLALSREAPVVLLDEPFSGLDVMVRDSIVRSLLSSIDFERQMVIMATHEIEEVENILDEVIVIKDGKAIGKEEAEDLREKGGKSVIGWLKEKHR from the coding sequence ATGACGGTTGAACTGCATGATGTATCGAAAAAGTATGGAAGCGTTGCTGCCCTTGATGGTGTATCACTCACATTTGAAGTGGGGAAGATTTATGGGGTGTTAGGAGCCAATGGAAGCGGTAAGTCAACATTGCTCAAACTGATTGCGGGTCTCGCGAAACCGGATCATGGTGAGGTGACGGTCGCTGGGATGCCGGTATGCAGGAGGACAGCTTCTGTTGTTTCTTATCTGACAGAGCTTGATTTTTTCTATCCCAATTTTACGGCAGGTCAGTATATTGATTTTCATGCTTCGCAGTTTGGTGATTTTAATCGGGATAAGGCAATTGAAATGCTGGAAACCATGAAATTGGATGTCCGGAAGAAGGTCCGTACGATGTCGAAAGGTAATCGGGGAAGGCTTAAATTAGTGCTAGCCCTTTCTCGGGAGGCACCGGTCGTATTATTGGATGAACCATTCTCAGGGTTGGACGTTATGGTCAGGGATTCGATTGTCCGGAGCTTGCTATCTTCTATCGATTTTGAAAGGCAAATGGTTATCATGGCGACTCATGAAATTGAGGAAGTCGAAAACATCCTCGATGAGGTAATCGTAATCAAGGATGGAAAGGCCATTGGAAAGGAAGAAGCCGAAGATCTCCGCGAAAAAGGTGGGAAATCGGTAATCGGGTGGCTAAAGGAAAAACATAGGTAA
- a CDS encoding O-antigen ligase family protein: MVNKIGLSNYREIILCIIGLLYAIGASVYHPIILVSLVFLVYFFVNQKLLYLYTIPFFCLYLIFIPFGSANFNVCYALLVFLGCLSFIFSFKTHIKQKATWIFILYFLGISAGLLYAPDIRLGIHLTLLNFIAFMTILVGQQIANNYSVEIILKNIILLGLPIGVLNVIFLLLPDLEISFLQSSLASLFIDSGALSVLFGEGYNNILDPRKAGTFFVNTNVAAVFFGMLFWTSISLRLKSTRRYYNVIIIIYFLALISTNSRAGIGAIAFTILILILINIKKKKTWVRIILLSFPVLLLGIIFANTGLFSNVVDRLSINAIQSDPRMEIWRFALSHIHPIFGLGYGGWEQISFQMGESLSKLPPHNNFLIVWSWSGILGVFSLALLMFGVLFISVKRYVNTKNPIYIALIGSYATVLFQGMFDNYFLHNYRISTLLFMITGLILFTKNKEKKP; this comes from the coding sequence ATGGTCAATAAGATAGGTTTAAGCAACTATAGAGAAATAATACTATGCATAATTGGCTTATTGTACGCAATAGGAGCATCTGTGTATCATCCAATTATTTTAGTGTCATTGGTCTTTCTAGTTTATTTTTTTGTGAATCAAAAACTATTGTATTTATATACTATTCCATTTTTTTGTTTGTATTTAATTTTCATCCCGTTTGGTAGTGCTAACTTTAATGTATGCTATGCCCTTTTGGTCTTTTTGGGTTGTCTTTCTTTTATTTTTTCTTTTAAAACTCATATAAAACAAAAGGCAACATGGATTTTCATTTTATATTTTTTAGGTATAAGTGCTGGGTTACTATACGCTCCTGATATACGGTTAGGAATACATCTAACTCTTTTGAATTTCATTGCATTTATGACTATACTTGTAGGGCAGCAAATAGCGAACAATTACTCGGTGGAAATAATATTAAAAAATATCATCCTATTAGGTTTGCCTATTGGTGTTCTAAATGTAATTTTTTTGCTTCTTCCAGACTTAGAAATTAGTTTCTTGCAAAGCTCTTTAGCTAGTTTATTTATAGATTCTGGTGCTTTATCGGTTTTGTTTGGAGAAGGTTATAACAACATATTAGACCCAAGGAAAGCAGGTACCTTTTTTGTGAATACAAATGTAGCCGCAGTATTTTTTGGGATGTTATTTTGGACTTCAATATCTTTAAGGCTTAAGAGTACAAGAAGGTATTATAATGTTATAATCATTATTTACTTTTTGGCTTTAATCAGTACAAATTCACGAGCTGGAATAGGTGCTATCGCTTTCACTATTTTAATATTAATACTAATAAACATTAAAAAGAAGAAAACTTGGGTTAGAATTATATTGCTAAGTTTTCCTGTTTTACTATTAGGCATTATTTTTGCTAACACCGGTCTTTTTAGTAATGTTGTCGATAGATTAAGCATAAATGCAATACAATCTGACCCTAGAATGGAGATATGGAGATTTGCATTATCACACATTCATCCAATTTTTGGATTGGGTTATGGTGGGTGGGAACAAATATCATTTCAAATGGGCGAAAGTTTGAGTAAACTACCTCCACATAATAATTTTCTAATAGTTTGGTCTTGGAGTGGGATTTTGGGTGTTTTTTCACTAGCGTTACTCATGTTTGGAGTGTTATTCATATCTGTGAAAAGGTATGTTAATACAAAAAATCCAATCTATATAGCTTTAATTGGTTCCTATGCTACTGTGTTATTTCAGGGGATGTTTGATAACTATTTTCTTCATAATTATAGAATTTCCACACTACTTTTTATGATTACAGGGTTAATCCTTTTTACAAAAAACAAGGAAAAGAAGCCTTGA